The segment CATTGGACATTGTCGGAAATTTGACCTCCGTGTAGCCTAAGAAAACTTCTCGGACGTCCACTGTCCTTCCTGCTATGCCGCACAGGCTGTAGACGATAGAGCATTTGCTACTCTATCCTAATTCATTTGCTAAACCATCCCAATTCATCATACGGATGAATGTCTAGACTCCACTTTGATGCTCAATGTTCGTTCTTCAGTGTGAGATATTGCACAGGCTCTAAGCAGCATAGCACTTCACCTTCTTTCTTTTATCAGGAATTAGAAATGTCGgtatttcaacatcaaaatcaGAACTCGAAGCAGACCCAAAAATCCAATTGCACATCTAATGCAATTCCTGCAATGTGTGATAGGGCTATGGCTCTAAGTAATTTAGTATATCCTTCCTTAGGTCATTAGGATTTTTGAGCTCTCCATTTCAAAATCTGAGCCCCAAGTAGATCAAAAGAACCACTAGGACGTCTGATGCACTACCTGCTGTGTGTGACAATGCGTAAACTCTAAGAAATAGAGCATTTCCTTGGGACATTTGTTGCTGCCAACTGTCAGATAAAcacagaatgaaaaaaaaccttgaacATCAAGAAATCCACTCAATAGTCACCTCGTGAAACCAATTACGAAGGCAGAGTGTGTACTGCGCTACAAACAGAACACTTCAGAACAAGACACGATGACCGTGTCAAACTGacgtgtgtttgcttttcctttctaTGTTGCCGCATCTGCCGCGGGCCGGGTAATCTACCCAGGGTAATCCCTTTGCCTCGCTAGGACAGATAGTACGCCGAGCACTTCAGGTTCAATTGCCCCGGTTACAAATTGAACATTATCGCTTCGAGTGTGCGAGAGTTCCGAAACCGTGCCGACATGTTTGACCTGATAAGGCCGACCATGCGTCCGAAAGTGGGCAACAGGAGGAGGCTACACAGCTCACATACTTCCGCTTTGCACGAGCAGCAAAAGGGATTGAGGTTGACCAGGTCATGTCTTTTGGGGGGGCGCTCGCAGACCTCGCAGGTCGCGTGCTTGTATGAATGAAACTTCAGTACCGAtcccgaggggggggggggggttgggcaCAGAATCTGACTCACGCGCTGAATCGGATGGGACTGGCGGCGCGTCATAAATCATTCCGCCCCCCGTGTACCAGCCTGACAGCTTCGATTGTTTAACAATCTGTAGCCCCGAGTTCCGACAGAGAAGCCGCCTCATGAAACAAGTGAGCCGGCTACAATGTCGTGAGCCGGGTTGTAACATTTGCCGATTTCTACAGATCGGCCGCCTGCCTGCCATTTGGCACACgacgtacatacacacacacacatgcacacggtGAGCATTGCTGCCGAACGGTTGGGGAGGTTTATCATCAATCACCGATCAGATGTTTTACTGTCGCGAGGAAGCTCAATGTCAGTACCACCGTGTCTGTTTGGGGCTCGGTGGTTCAGATTGGTAGAGCTACAAGGTACACTTCATACAGTGTTCCCGTTCTATGGGTTCTGGGCCATGGGTGCTAGCCTAATCAATTTCAGCCCGGTACACGCGGCCGCCTACTTCAGGCTACTTGCGGCAGTTTTCATTCAGATGATTCAGTTTCATTCACACAGGTACTAAAAATACCTGGACCACCTGGAGAGAGGTGGTATAAACTCGAACAAGTTTTTGGGGGATGTAGTgggaactctctctctctccaatcCACCGAGCTGAAAAACGGCCCGGTGGGAAGCACACACTACGCTCCAAATTGGTACATCGTGCACCATTGTGGAATGTGAGAGCCTCCAGGGTGTGAGATAAGGTGACGAATGTAACACCTAGCGCAAAGGCAGAGGCGCCAGCGAACACTCTCGCTCGGTTATCTCGACGATGACGCTTCGACTCAGACATCCAATTGCGTTCTGGCGCGTTGCGAGATTGAGAAGCCGCCCGACCCCCGAAAAAATTCAAAACCTTCATATCCTCTCGGACTGAGACATACGGGCTGAGACTTTGTCGCTACTTAGCGACTCCGCGGCTGTGTCGTGGCTGGTAGTGTCTCCGTTCTCTTATCTGCCCGAGTGCATCACATCGAGTGTACACTATCGTGCCATCACCGTCCAGCGCATTGGAAAAGTATTGCTTTACGTCATGATCTGATGGATCGGCAGGGTACAGATATCCCGGAACAGTCTGACAACTAACTCTAGCCAGTCACACAAGTTTCCCTGGAACTCACAAACCTGTCCCTCACACTCTTCTGTTCTCCTCCTCCAGGGAAATGTGGGAAGCGGTCGAGCGGAATCGCAACGAAGAGAACCGACGGAACGGGAAAACTTCGCGCCACTGCAAAACAGTCATCCTGCCCGACCGTCTGCTGGAGGCCGTCGACAAGCGGGTAAAGTTCTACGCCAAGTAAGTAGTCGCCCGTTTAGATGATACCACCGTTCCCTGAGTGACCTCAGGTTAATGCTTTCTTTTCTGTGCCCCGAACCAGACATGGACCGAATAAGAACCGCCTGCTGCCGCTCCACACGCAGACCTGCTACGTCGTGCACGACAACATCGAGATCACGAACCCGGGCGACAGCTCGGTCTACAGCATCCTGACGGACGCACCGATCTACAAGCTCGAGATCGAGGACGCGCTCGAGGACAAGCTGAAGCAGAGCGGTGCCGATGCCGGTGCGGTGCGGAAGCGGCGCACCCACTGCCACCACGGCTACATCAAGCTGAAGAGCGTCGAGTACATCAAGCCGAACAATCCGGCGCCCGCCCTGGACCGCATCCTGGCGTTCGGTGCCGAGCCGGGGCCGAGCGGGCTCGGCCCGAAGCTGCCGAACGGGATGGCGAAGGTGAACAGTCTCAGCGAAAGTGATACTCTCGAGGATGAGGAtgacgatgaggaggaggaagatgaCGCAGAGGAGGATGACGACACAGGTGCGGGACGGGGGGCGAACCGGTTCGCCAAGCTCAAGTACCGGGACAGCATCATGGTGAAGACGAGCAACGGTGTGTACGGGAAGCGGCCCCAATCGCAGCTGCTGCTCGCGAACGCCGGCGTACCGTCGACCTCCACCAGCTCCACGTCACCACCGAGCAGCGAGTACGACTACGCGTACATTACCGCGATCAACACGCACCAGCCGCTGAGCGTGATGCGGTCGGCCGGGGGAGACGAGGCGCCCGTCAGCACGACCGTCCTGCCGGACTACTGCATCACCACGATCTGCTGCCCGATCGAGGTGCACGAGGGCTACTACAGCGACGACGAGTCGGAGGGCACCGACCACAAGCTGAGCATGTACCGGGGGCAGGGCGGCGGTGGTCCCGGTGGCAGTGGGAAGCTGcgacaccagcagcaccacagcAACGCGGAGTACACGACCGAGCGGAGACAGTATCTCAACTCGAAGGGCTTCCTGGCGTACTTCGTCAACCTGTTCCAGGACACGCTCGCGGCCGAGCTCGACATCCCGGCGGAGGATCTGCGCAGCGCCACCTGGAAGGGGGCGGTCGTGTACAGCGGCCAGTGGGAGATCGTCCCGGCCATCCTGTCGCCGTGGCCGCGGGAAGCGATCGAGTGGGTGCACCGGAAGCGGGACGTGAAGATTAACCCGCTGACGCGGCAGAAGTTCCAGTGGCCGACGCAGCCGATGATCCAGAAGGTGAAGTCGTTCGGGTGCCACGTCATCCCGAGCGGGTACGCGCCGAAGCAGGGCCAGAACCGGCACCGGCAGCTCGAGTGGAAGATCGTGTTCCCCGAGGCGGAACGGTACCTGGAGAGCTGCCTCACGGGCACGCAGATCAAGATCTACATGAtcacggtgctgctgctgaagacgTTCGTGGAGCCGACGCTAACGCCCGGGTTGAGCATGTTCGGGCTCGAGCATCTGCGGGCGCACCTGTTCTGGCAGTGCGAAACGAACTACGCGGCCTGGCCGGAAGACTACCTCGGCGAGGCGCTGCTGCGCTTCCTCAACGCACTGCTCGACCGGATCAAGACGCACACGCTGCCCGACTACTTTCTCCCTGCCCGCAACCTGTTCGAGAACGTGCCGGAGCGGGTGCTGGTCGAACTGCACAAGCGCATCTTCCGCATCACGGAGAACCCGGTGATGCATCTGCTGATAGCGCTGCGCAACCTGAAGCTGCCGAGCGCCCGGCTCGCCTTCTACCCGAAGGTGCGGATCAAGCGGCTGTACTCGTTCCTGGTGATCGACAACCCGCTCAAGATCGTCAACCCGATGCTGCGCGACGAGGACGAAAACCTGGCGGCGGAGGACTCGGACgagaacgaggcgaacgagcGCGAGATTGCGGTCGGCTCGATGGCGTACTACCACCAGCAGGAGG is part of the Anopheles gambiae chromosome X, idAnoGambNW_F1_1, whole genome shotgun sequence genome and harbors:
- the LOC5666770 gene encoding uncharacterized protein LOC5666770 isoform X1, with amino-acid sequence MGRSQSKEQAPGGNNPWEAEMARKQRREQTARELSQERREQERRAAKARQRAEKEAKRQQKKKKKKQQLERKASASRSKQRRSKLDELRDTEPPPIVRKSKAKLEESDYDSEAKRRMQHQLAFNSDIFVLNQLVLGVQFYGNFEREMWEAVERNRNEENRRNGKTSRHCKTVILPDRLLEAVDKRVKFYAKHGPNKNRLLPLHTQTCYVVHDNIEITNPGDSSVYSILTDAPIYKLEIEDALEDKLKQSGADAGAVRKRRTHCHHGYIKLKSVEYIKPNNPAPALDRILAFGAEPGPSGLGPKLPNGMAKVNSLSESDTLEDEDDDEEEEDDAEEDDDTGAGRGANRFAKLKYRDSIMVKTSNGVYGKRPQSQLLLANAGVPSTSTSSTSPPSSEYDYAYITAINTHQPLSVMRSAGGDEAPVSTTVLPDYCITTICCPIEVHEGYYSDDESEGTDHKLSMYRGQGGGGPGGSGKLRHQQHHSNAEYTTERRQYLNSKGFLAYFVNLFQDTLAAELDIPAEDLRSATWKGAVVYSGQWEIVPAILSPWPREAIEWVHRKRDVKINPLTRQKFQWPTQPMIQKVKSFGCHVIPSGYAPKQGQNRHRQLEWKIVFPEAERYLESCLTGTQIKIYMITVLLLKTFVEPTLTPGLSMFGLEHLRAHLFWQCETNYAAWPEDYLGEALLRFLNALLDRIKTHTLPDYFLPARNLFENVPERVLVELHKRIFRITENPVMHLLIALRNLKLPSARLAFYPKVRIKRLYSFLVIDNPLKIVNPMLRDEDENLAAEDSDENEANEREIAVGSMAYYHQQEVESRRKRTRIVRFLVAEQLKKERAVQPERRQSVESIDLTFVFNLQFLPLKHMENLRRQLIYGLFVEHFIEMARVSGGFRALNQALIYLRQAERLCNLLADDEGIEEARQFLTQIYGLRQELARASAKGADRPALPKRTSTTERQQQQQQRRKVSVARQNSKRTSYTNVRPQTSSGGAKRQQQPQRFFSPDDEDDDEEEEEEEEDEWEDVKQRRPSRRLSAQPAGGLRSRRPSQKQQHQQQVSVQIHAPKSPGAGPRRSAGGPPRSSDEIDDISRLLGNVTVTPRQGYR
- the LOC5666770 gene encoding uncharacterized protein LOC5666770 isoform X2, which encodes MGRSQSKEQAPGGNNPWEAEMARKQRREQTARELSQERREQERRAAKARQRAEKEAKRQQKKKKKKQQLERKASASRSKQRRSKLDELRDTEPPPIVRKSKAKLEESDYDSEAKRRMQHQLAFNSDIFVLNQLVLGVQFYGNFEREMWEAVERNRNEENRRNGKTSRHCKTVILPDRLLEAVDKRVKFYAKHGPNKNRLLPLHTQTCYVVHDNIEITNPGDSSVYSILTDAPIYKLEIEDALEDKLKQSGADAGAVRKRRTHCHHGYIKLKSVEYIKPNNPAPALDRILAFGAEPGPSGLGPKLPNGMAKVNSLSESDTLEDEDDDEEEEDDAEEDDDTGAGRGANRFAKLKYRDSIMVKTSNGVYGKRPQSQLLLANAGVPSTSTSSTSPPSSEYDYAYITAINTHQPLSVMRSAGGDEAPVSTTVLPDYCITTICCPIEVHEGYYSDDESEGTDHKLSMYRGQGGGGPGGSGKLRHQQHHSNAEYTTERRQYLNSKGFLAYFVNLFQDTLAAELDIPAEDLRSATWKGAVVYSGQWEIVPAILSPWPREAIEWVHRKRDVKINPLTRQKFQWPTQPMIQKVKSFGCHVIPSGYAPKQGQNRHRQLEWKIVFPEAERYLESCLTGTQIKIYMITVLLLKTFVEPTLTPGLSMFGLEHLRAHLFWQCETNYAAWPEDYLGEALLRFLNALLDRIKTHTLPDYFLPARNLFENVPERVLVELHKRIFRITENPVMHLLIALRNLKLPSARLAFYPKVRIKRLYSFLVIDNPLKIVNPMLRDEDENLAAEDSDENEANEREIAVGSMAYYHQQEVESRRKRTRIVRFLVAEQLKKERAVQPERRQSVESIDLTFLPLKHMENLRRQLIYGLFVEHFIEMARVSGGFRALNQALIYLRQAERLCNLLADDEGIEEARQFLTQIYGLRQELARASAKGADRPALPKRTSTTERQQQQQQRRKVSVARQNSKRTSYTNVRPQTSSGGAKRQQQPQRFFSPDDEDDDEEEEEEEEDEWEDVKQRRPSRRLSAQPAGGLRSRRPSQKQQHQQQVSVQIHAPKSPGAGPRRSAGGPPRSSDEIDDISRLLGNVTVTPRQGYR
- the LOC5666770 gene encoding uncharacterized protein LOC5666770 isoform X3, translated to MWEAVERNRNEENRRNGKTSRHCKTVILPDRLLEAVDKRVKFYAKHGPNKNRLLPLHTQTCYVVHDNIEITNPGDSSVYSILTDAPIYKLEIEDALEDKLKQSGADAGAVRKRRTHCHHGYIKLKSVEYIKPNNPAPALDRILAFGAEPGPSGLGPKLPNGMAKVNSLSESDTLEDEDDDEEEEDDAEEDDDTGAGRGANRFAKLKYRDSIMVKTSNGVYGKRPQSQLLLANAGVPSTSTSSTSPPSSEYDYAYITAINTHQPLSVMRSAGGDEAPVSTTVLPDYCITTICCPIEVHEGYYSDDESEGTDHKLSMYRGQGGGGPGGSGKLRHQQHHSNAEYTTERRQYLNSKGFLAYFVNLFQDTLAAELDIPAEDLRSATWKGAVVYSGQWEIVPAILSPWPREAIEWVHRKRDVKINPLTRQKFQWPTQPMIQKVKSFGCHVIPSGYAPKQGQNRHRQLEWKIVFPEAERYLESCLTGTQIKIYMITVLLLKTFVEPTLTPGLSMFGLEHLRAHLFWQCETNYAAWPEDYLGEALLRFLNALLDRIKTHTLPDYFLPARNLFENVPERVLVELHKRIFRITENPVMHLLIALRNLKLPSARLAFYPKVRIKRLYSFLVIDNPLKIVNPMLRDEDENLAAEDSDENEANEREIAVGSMAYYHQQEVESRRKRTRIVRFLVAEQLKKERAVQPERRQSVESIDLTFVFNLQFLPLKHMENLRRQLIYGLFVEHFIEMARVSGGFRALNQALIYLRQAERLCNLLADDEGIEEARQFLTQIYGLRQELARASAKGADRPALPKRTSTTERQQQQQQRRKVSVARQNSKRTSYTNVRPQTSSGGAKRQQQPQRFFSPDDEDDDEEEEEEEEDEWEDVKQRRPSRRLSAQPAGGLRSRRPSQKQQHQQQVSVQIHAPKSPGAGPRRSAGGPPRSSDEIDDISRLLGNVTVTPRQGYR